The following proteins come from a genomic window of Diprion similis isolate iyDipSimi1 chromosome 8, iyDipSimi1.1, whole genome shotgun sequence:
- the LOC124409951 gene encoding uncharacterized protein LOC124409951 isoform X2 — MSGAKVEESSYLKVEHDFEYRTNDGRQIAIKKDEKLYLIQKTNNDWWKVIRNKEQRSFYVPVTYVTELGSAPSPNQNTDPGKHETIFQTTPRDHLARRRNVENWLSTTVKMMPDTSGSPENLEEYNRLDNLEDAGMKEIRNRIVQQKLNLRGSEKSNEIKNEKKSLERFRNVVRKISSSIHVSQDTSSHNISARNSQTRDVVRTVMENVDGKSSPASNNPIYSPKKVKESDRTLFEYQNPPQQQILHSISYCQKSAMNPTDSTSCTESIADCSSVNSDFSLNKHGPRSRPSTEESNLSVQKNFVMKRSNNNNTDRRLVKPNTEKKPSSPISAGNKVTTSSISPSLQGSGSTFDYSENAMRILNDKRKSWAVEELMSELTQIRKERVDDNASNFVLRSIEIKDGFDPLEKLTQELHDLHTSQNENSAGFNSQKADFKTQDHRELEEISICKEKETMTPPLKNPKNLAQTEFIFNKSKLPKSTISLTNSEACSSSADINNSCKFTKRRDEYEEANILNDESRMRIDVRDEGSDRKATLSADKEHYVLSYQQNSQLFKSESSDNLDKFEKPSYSNVLNKLKNETKVRPQLNLKIKNVDTKIKLTPSLEKLASEIQFLPASRTSVVDRDTQQSTPTENKLPQSNADQKEVTTKTETIEPAAIDILENKDNLINVDQDSEMWKNFKSKLNYRGSFKSKQEQKSQVVTKDVNFDDERSESFTKPGGRKIKKSATFNCVAVPEYYKHFQRHEGSEYRPRVSPTLRTKRRSRSLENIKLLVNRELKHTLAASNRADAAQNALHKSIAKPIPSRRKIQLIKDVRESVRDESPQSHQGVQPSVQVLPPSISRSYENLNEDFTNLKVFDANKSTAVSFKNLLCTSDSGSDEYLHYKAFPKSSINRNERSAFSSDSKINSKLVVSSESLPVIDRSISDEQILSSNISSEALFSQSESEVYALSEVSNTSSPVTIDRERENFVNLPPGWTQEYDQQSKQMCFVNTRGEKWFSSNDAEGKIYFFEENSNESSWILPSMPATEPTLRNAEGNHDNIELRNNSASEKLRIGKARSLLVGNQRPTKKEHAARRSGSLSHDWPQLFDGNMCILKEGTLQRTKITENGKKLRKHWSTSYVVLSELFLLFFKDAKSFSAMKSGQSAAAKPDISVDLNGAIIEPDDKVSSRKNVYIISTILGLQVLIQSDNATVANEWYKEIYDVIHNLPSGLEAQILLPPSLERPRDTKSKQFLSVNSIDESKVVPKIGRARSVKTIGNIASVFKKIDGSTEDLSGSSAERQTKIKAKLKRFFQRRPTMDSLVKNDEPAFGSYLKDVCSREPPMVPRFVKSCIEILESNLENMKADGLYRASGNLSQIQKIRLQVDQNNFDILAQEEDVHVLTGALKLFFRELKEPLIPYEFFERALRASMSKKKSEKIQVFREIAQALSQPHYDTLQLLLQHLLKVTSYQKYNRMHIPNLAIVFGPTLMWPRVESANMALDLMQQNLVIECLLSEYDKIFK; from the exons ATGAGTGGCGCAAAGGTTGAAGAATCTTCCTATCTAAAAGTGGAGCACGACTTTGAGTACAGAACTAACGACGGTCGTCAAATTGCTataaaaaaagatgagaaGCTTTATCTTATACAAAAAACCAACAACGATTGGTGGAAAGTCATACGGAATAAGGAACAGCGGTCATTTTATGTTCCGGTGACATACGTTACTGAATTGGGCAGTGCTCCGTCGCCCAATCAAAATACAGACCCTGGTAAACATGAAACAATATTCCAAACCACTCCGAGAGATCATTTAGCCAGACGAAGAAATGTGGAGAATTGGCTTTCGACTACCGTTAAGATGATGCCAGATACGTCGGGAAGTcccgaaaatttagaagagTATAATAGATTGGACAATTTGGAGGATGCAGGGATGAAGGAGATCAGAAATCGAATTGTACAACAGAAGTTGAACCTTCGAGGAAGTGAGAAAagcaatgaaattaaaaatgaaaagaaaagtttggAACGCTTCAGAAATGTCGTCAGAAAGATTTCCAGCAGTATTCATGTGTCACAAGATACATCTTCACATAATATATCAGCTAGAAACTCTCAAACAAGAGATGTTGTACGCACGGTGATGGAAAATGTTGATGGAAAATCGTCACCAGCTTCAAATAATCCTATATATTCACCAAAAAAAGTTAAAGAATCTGACCGCACTTTATTTGAGTACCAAAATCCACCCCAACAGCAAATTCTCCACAGTATTTCCTATTGCCAAAAGTCTGCGATGAATCCTACAGATTCTACAAGTTGCACGGAGTCTATTGCTGACTGCAGCAGTGttaattcagatttttcgttGAATAAACATGGTCCAAGATCAAGACCTTCTACAGAAGAGTCAAATTTATCTGTACAGAAGAACTTTGTGATGAAAAGAtccaataataacaacactgATCGTCGCCTGGTGAAACCAAATACTGAGAAGAAGCCCAGCTCACCGATTTCTGCTGGTAATAAAGTGACAACGTCTTCAATTTCTCCGTCCCTGCAGGGCAGTGGCAGCACATTTGATTATTCTGAGAATGCAATGAGAATTTTGAATGACAAACGGAAGTCATGGGCTGTTGAAGAGCTGATGAGCGAATTGACCCAGATTCGCAAAGAACGAGTAGATGATAATGCCTCTAATTTTGTGTTGAGAAGCATAGAAATTAAAGATGGGTTTGATCCACTTGAAAAGCTCACTCAAGAACTTCATGACCTTCATACATCCCAAAACGAGAATTCTGCAGGTTTCAATTCCCAGAAAGCAGACTTCAAAACTCAAGATCATAGGGAACTagaagaaatttcaatatgtaaagagaaagaaaccATGACACCACctttaaaaaatccaaagaaccTGGCACAAActgaatttatattcaacaaaTCAAAATTACCAAAGAGTACAATTTCACTAACAAATAGCGAAGCCTGTTCAAGTTCAGCTGATATCAATAACTCTTGTAAATTTACCAAACGGCGGGACGAATACGAGGAAGCAAACATACTGAACGATGAATCAAGAATGCGGATTGATGTCAGGGATGAAGGGAGTGATAGGAAAGCAACTTTATCTGCTGATAAAGAGCATTACGTATTGTCTTATCAGCAGAATTCACAGCTGTTTAAATCGGAGAGTAGTGATAATTTGGATAAATTTGAGAAGCCAAGTTATTCGAATGTTttgaacaaattgaaaaacgaaactaAGGTACGGCCGCAGTTAaacttgaagataaaaaacgTGGATACAAAGATAAAGCTGACGCCATCACTGGAAAAACTGGCCAGTGAGATCCAATTTTTACCTGCCAGTAGAACTTCCGTTGTAGATAGGGACACACAACAATCTACGCCAACCGAAAATAAATTGCCTCAGAGCAATGCTGATCAAAAGGAGGTAACGACGAAGACGGAAACAATCGAACCCGCAGCGATAGATATATTGGAAAATAAAGACAACTTAATAAATGTTGACCAAGATAGtgaaatgtggaaaaatttcaaatcgaaatTGAATTACAGAGGCAGCTTTAAGTCAAAACAAGAACAGAAGAGTCAAGTCGTTACCAAAGATGTGAATTTCGACGATGAGCGCTCGGAAAGTTTCACGAAGCCtggtggaagaaaaataaaaaagtcggCAACTTTCAATTGTGTCGCTGTGCCTGAGTATTACAAACACTTTCAAAGACATGAAGGTTCCGAATACCGTCCTCGCGTTTCACCGACACTGCGGACTAAACGAAGAAGCCGGAGTCTTGAGAATATTAAACTGTTGGTAAACAGGGAACTAAAGCACACGTTGGCAGCTTCAAACAGAGCAGATGCGGCTCAAAATGCCTTGCACAAGTCCATTGCAAAGCCAATCCCCAGTCGTCGCAAAATCCAGCTGATAAAAGATGTCCGAGAAAGTGTCAGAGATGAATCGCCTCAATCGCATCAAGGCGTGCAACCTAGTGTTCAAGTCCTGCCACCGTCGATATCAAGGagttatgaaaatttgaacgaagATTTTACCAATCTAAAAGTGTTTGACGCCAACAAGAGCACCgctgtaagctttaaaaatttgttatgcACATCTGACAGCGGCTCGGATGAGTATCTCCATTACAAAGCATTTCCAAAGAGTTCCATAAACAGGAACGAACGCTCGGCATTTAGCTCGGATAGCAAAATCAACTCCAAACTTGTCGTCAGCTCCGAGAGCTTGCCCGTCATTGATAGAAGCATATCCGACGAGCAAATACTTAGCTCGAATATTAGTTCGGAAGCACTTTTTAGTCAATCAGAATCCGAGGTTTACGCTTTGTCTGAAGTTTCCAACACCTCGAGTCCTGTTACCATAGAtcgtgaaagagaaaattttgttaatctACCGCCAGGATGGACCCAAGAATACGATCAACAGTCAAAACAAATGTGCTTTGTTAATACACGGGGAGAGAAG TGGTTCTCATCCAATGACGCAGAAggtaaaatatacttttttgaagaaaacaGCAACGAATCATCGTGGATACTTCCCAGCATGCCAGCTACCGAGCCAACCTTAAGAAATGCGGAGGGAAATCATGACAATATTGAGCTCAGGAACAATTCAGCCAGTGAAAAACTCCGAATTGGAAAAGCTCGCAGTTTGCTCGTGGGAAATCAAAGACCAACGAAAAAAGAACATGCCGCACGTCGGTCGGGATCACTTTCACATGATTGGCCGCAGTTATTCGATGGAAATATG TGCATTCTTAAGGAGGGAACGTTACAGAGAACAAAGATAActgaaaatggtaaaaagtTGAGGAAACATTGGAGCACATCATACGTTGTGTTGTCGGAattgttcttgttgttcttcAAAGATGCTAAAAGCTTTTCTGCTATG AAATCAGGGCAATCGGCAGCAGCAAAGCCAGATATATCTGTGGACCTTAACGGCGCCATTATAGAACCTGATGACAAAGTGAGcagtagaaaaaatgtttacattATCAGCACTATACTTGGTCTACAAGTTTTAATTCAAAGCGACAATGCCACAGTCGCAAACGAATGGTACAAAGAAATATATGACGTGATCCACAATCTC CCCTCTGGTCTTGAAGCTCAAATACTGTTGCCTCCCAGCTTAGAGCGACCGCGAGATACCAAGAGTAAACAATTTCTGAGCGTTAATTCTATCGATGAGAGTAAAGTTGTCCCAAAAATTGGACGAGCAAGATCTGTTAAAA CAATTGGCAATATCGCTAGCGTTT TTAAAAAGATCGATGGCTCGACTGAAGATCTCAGTGGATCCTCAGCTGAAcgtcaaacaaaaataaaagcaaagtTAAAACGCTTCTTTCAAAGGAGACCAACAATGGATTCTCTCGTCAAGAACG ACGAACCGGCGTTTGGCTCATATTTGAAAGACGTTTGCTCGCGGGAGCCGCCAATGGTGCCTAGATTTGTGAAATCTTGCATCGAAATATTGGAAAGCAATCTGGAAAATATGAAAGCTGACGGATTATACAGAGCAAGCGGGAATTTAagtcaaattcaaaaaattcgtttGCAAGTAGACCAAAACAATTTCGATATCTTGGCACAGGAGGAAGACGTCCACGTACTGACAGGagctttgaaattatttttccgtgAATTGAAAGAGCCGCTTATTccctatgaattttttgaaagagCTCTGAGGGCAAGTA TGTCTAAGaagaaatcagaaaaaattcaagtcttTAGGGAGATTGCTCAGGCGCTTTCTCAGCCGCATTACGACACCTTACAACTATTGCTGCAACATTTATTGAA GGTGACTTCGTACCAGAAGTATAACCGCATGCATATACCAAATTTGGCAATAGTATTTGGGCCAACATTGATGTGGCCTAGAGTTGAAAGTGCAAATATGGCATTAGATCTTATGCAGCAAAATTTGGTCATCGAATGTCTGCTGTCAGAGtacgataaaatattcaaatga
- the LOC124409951 gene encoding uncharacterized protein LOC124409951 isoform X1, giving the protein MSGAKVEESSYLKVEHDFEYRTNDGRQIAIKKDEKLYLIQKTNNDWWKVIRNKEQRSFYVPVTYVTELGSAPSPNQNTDPGKHETIFQTTPRDHLARRRNVENWLSTTVKMMPDTSGSPENLEEYNRLDNLEDAGMKEIRNRIVQQKLNLRGSEKSNEIKNEKKSLERFRNVVRKISSSIHVSQDTSSHNISARNSQTRDVVRTVMENVDGKSSPASNNPIYSPKKVKESDRTLFEYQNPPQQQILHSISYCQKSAMNPTDSTSCTESIADCSSVNSDFSLNKHGPRSRPSTEESNLSVQKNFVMKRSNNNNTDRRLVKPNTEKKPSSPISAGNKVTTSSISPSLQGSGSTFDYSENAMRILNDKRKSWAVEELMSELTQIRKERVDDNASNFVLRSIEIKDGFDPLEKLTQELHDLHTSQNENSAGFNSQKADFKTQDHRELEEISICKEKETMTPPLKNPKNLAQTEFIFNKSKLPKSTISLTNSEACSSSADINNSCKFTKRRDEYEEANILNDESRMRIDVRDEGSDRKATLSADKEHYVLSYQQNSQLFKSESSDNLDKFEKPSYSNVLNKLKNETKVRPQLNLKIKNVDTKIKLTPSLEKLASEIQFLPASRTSVVDRDTQQSTPTENKLPQSNADQKEVTTKTETIEPAAIDILENKDNLINVDQDSEMWKNFKSKLNYRGSFKSKQEQKSQVVTKDVNFDDERSESFTKPGGRKIKKSATFNCVAVPEYYKHFQRHEGSEYRPRVSPTLRTKRRSRSLENIKLLVNRELKHTLAASNRADAAQNALHKSIAKPIPSRRKIQLIKDVRESVRDESPQSHQGVQPSVQVLPPSISRSYENLNEDFTNLKVFDANKSTAVSFKNLLCTSDSGSDEYLHYKAFPKSSINRNERSAFSSDSKINSKLVVSSESLPVIDRSISDEQILSSNISSEALFSQSESEVYALSEVSNTSSPVTIDRERENFVNLPPGWTQEYDQQSKQMCFVNTRGEKWFSSNDAEGKIYFFEENSNESSWILPSMPATEPTLRNAEGNHDNIELRNNSASEKLRIGKARSLLVGNQRPTKKEHAARRSGSLSHDWPQLFDGNMCILKEGTLQRTKITENGKKLRKHWSTSYVVLSELFLLFFKDAKSFSAMKSGQSAAAKPDISVDLNGAIIEPDDKVSSRKNVYIISTILGLQVLIQSDNATVANEWYKEIYDVIHNLPSGLEAQILLPPSLERPRDTKSKQFLSVNSIDESKVVPKIGRARSVKTIGNIASVFKKIDGSTEDLSGSSAERQTKIKAKLKRFFQRRPTMDSLVKNGIYKDEPAFGSYLKDVCSREPPMVPRFVKSCIEILESNLENMKADGLYRASGNLSQIQKIRLQVDQNNFDILAQEEDVHVLTGALKLFFRELKEPLIPYEFFERALRASMSKKKSEKIQVFREIAQALSQPHYDTLQLLLQHLLKVTSYQKYNRMHIPNLAIVFGPTLMWPRVESANMALDLMQQNLVIECLLSEYDKIFK; this is encoded by the exons ATGAGTGGCGCAAAGGTTGAAGAATCTTCCTATCTAAAAGTGGAGCACGACTTTGAGTACAGAACTAACGACGGTCGTCAAATTGCTataaaaaaagatgagaaGCTTTATCTTATACAAAAAACCAACAACGATTGGTGGAAAGTCATACGGAATAAGGAACAGCGGTCATTTTATGTTCCGGTGACATACGTTACTGAATTGGGCAGTGCTCCGTCGCCCAATCAAAATACAGACCCTGGTAAACATGAAACAATATTCCAAACCACTCCGAGAGATCATTTAGCCAGACGAAGAAATGTGGAGAATTGGCTTTCGACTACCGTTAAGATGATGCCAGATACGTCGGGAAGTcccgaaaatttagaagagTATAATAGATTGGACAATTTGGAGGATGCAGGGATGAAGGAGATCAGAAATCGAATTGTACAACAGAAGTTGAACCTTCGAGGAAGTGAGAAAagcaatgaaattaaaaatgaaaagaaaagtttggAACGCTTCAGAAATGTCGTCAGAAAGATTTCCAGCAGTATTCATGTGTCACAAGATACATCTTCACATAATATATCAGCTAGAAACTCTCAAACAAGAGATGTTGTACGCACGGTGATGGAAAATGTTGATGGAAAATCGTCACCAGCTTCAAATAATCCTATATATTCACCAAAAAAAGTTAAAGAATCTGACCGCACTTTATTTGAGTACCAAAATCCACCCCAACAGCAAATTCTCCACAGTATTTCCTATTGCCAAAAGTCTGCGATGAATCCTACAGATTCTACAAGTTGCACGGAGTCTATTGCTGACTGCAGCAGTGttaattcagatttttcgttGAATAAACATGGTCCAAGATCAAGACCTTCTACAGAAGAGTCAAATTTATCTGTACAGAAGAACTTTGTGATGAAAAGAtccaataataacaacactgATCGTCGCCTGGTGAAACCAAATACTGAGAAGAAGCCCAGCTCACCGATTTCTGCTGGTAATAAAGTGACAACGTCTTCAATTTCTCCGTCCCTGCAGGGCAGTGGCAGCACATTTGATTATTCTGAGAATGCAATGAGAATTTTGAATGACAAACGGAAGTCATGGGCTGTTGAAGAGCTGATGAGCGAATTGACCCAGATTCGCAAAGAACGAGTAGATGATAATGCCTCTAATTTTGTGTTGAGAAGCATAGAAATTAAAGATGGGTTTGATCCACTTGAAAAGCTCACTCAAGAACTTCATGACCTTCATACATCCCAAAACGAGAATTCTGCAGGTTTCAATTCCCAGAAAGCAGACTTCAAAACTCAAGATCATAGGGAACTagaagaaatttcaatatgtaaagagaaagaaaccATGACACCACctttaaaaaatccaaagaaccTGGCACAAActgaatttatattcaacaaaTCAAAATTACCAAAGAGTACAATTTCACTAACAAATAGCGAAGCCTGTTCAAGTTCAGCTGATATCAATAACTCTTGTAAATTTACCAAACGGCGGGACGAATACGAGGAAGCAAACATACTGAACGATGAATCAAGAATGCGGATTGATGTCAGGGATGAAGGGAGTGATAGGAAAGCAACTTTATCTGCTGATAAAGAGCATTACGTATTGTCTTATCAGCAGAATTCACAGCTGTTTAAATCGGAGAGTAGTGATAATTTGGATAAATTTGAGAAGCCAAGTTATTCGAATGTTttgaacaaattgaaaaacgaaactaAGGTACGGCCGCAGTTAaacttgaagataaaaaacgTGGATACAAAGATAAAGCTGACGCCATCACTGGAAAAACTGGCCAGTGAGATCCAATTTTTACCTGCCAGTAGAACTTCCGTTGTAGATAGGGACACACAACAATCTACGCCAACCGAAAATAAATTGCCTCAGAGCAATGCTGATCAAAAGGAGGTAACGACGAAGACGGAAACAATCGAACCCGCAGCGATAGATATATTGGAAAATAAAGACAACTTAATAAATGTTGACCAAGATAGtgaaatgtggaaaaatttcaaatcgaaatTGAATTACAGAGGCAGCTTTAAGTCAAAACAAGAACAGAAGAGTCAAGTCGTTACCAAAGATGTGAATTTCGACGATGAGCGCTCGGAAAGTTTCACGAAGCCtggtggaagaaaaataaaaaagtcggCAACTTTCAATTGTGTCGCTGTGCCTGAGTATTACAAACACTTTCAAAGACATGAAGGTTCCGAATACCGTCCTCGCGTTTCACCGACACTGCGGACTAAACGAAGAAGCCGGAGTCTTGAGAATATTAAACTGTTGGTAAACAGGGAACTAAAGCACACGTTGGCAGCTTCAAACAGAGCAGATGCGGCTCAAAATGCCTTGCACAAGTCCATTGCAAAGCCAATCCCCAGTCGTCGCAAAATCCAGCTGATAAAAGATGTCCGAGAAAGTGTCAGAGATGAATCGCCTCAATCGCATCAAGGCGTGCAACCTAGTGTTCAAGTCCTGCCACCGTCGATATCAAGGagttatgaaaatttgaacgaagATTTTACCAATCTAAAAGTGTTTGACGCCAACAAGAGCACCgctgtaagctttaaaaatttgttatgcACATCTGACAGCGGCTCGGATGAGTATCTCCATTACAAAGCATTTCCAAAGAGTTCCATAAACAGGAACGAACGCTCGGCATTTAGCTCGGATAGCAAAATCAACTCCAAACTTGTCGTCAGCTCCGAGAGCTTGCCCGTCATTGATAGAAGCATATCCGACGAGCAAATACTTAGCTCGAATATTAGTTCGGAAGCACTTTTTAGTCAATCAGAATCCGAGGTTTACGCTTTGTCTGAAGTTTCCAACACCTCGAGTCCTGTTACCATAGAtcgtgaaagagaaaattttgttaatctACCGCCAGGATGGACCCAAGAATACGATCAACAGTCAAAACAAATGTGCTTTGTTAATACACGGGGAGAGAAG TGGTTCTCATCCAATGACGCAGAAggtaaaatatacttttttgaagaaaacaGCAACGAATCATCGTGGATACTTCCCAGCATGCCAGCTACCGAGCCAACCTTAAGAAATGCGGAGGGAAATCATGACAATATTGAGCTCAGGAACAATTCAGCCAGTGAAAAACTCCGAATTGGAAAAGCTCGCAGTTTGCTCGTGGGAAATCAAAGACCAACGAAAAAAGAACATGCCGCACGTCGGTCGGGATCACTTTCACATGATTGGCCGCAGTTATTCGATGGAAATATG TGCATTCTTAAGGAGGGAACGTTACAGAGAACAAAGATAActgaaaatggtaaaaagtTGAGGAAACATTGGAGCACATCATACGTTGTGTTGTCGGAattgttcttgttgttcttcAAAGATGCTAAAAGCTTTTCTGCTATG AAATCAGGGCAATCGGCAGCAGCAAAGCCAGATATATCTGTGGACCTTAACGGCGCCATTATAGAACCTGATGACAAAGTGAGcagtagaaaaaatgtttacattATCAGCACTATACTTGGTCTACAAGTTTTAATTCAAAGCGACAATGCCACAGTCGCAAACGAATGGTACAAAGAAATATATGACGTGATCCACAATCTC CCCTCTGGTCTTGAAGCTCAAATACTGTTGCCTCCCAGCTTAGAGCGACCGCGAGATACCAAGAGTAAACAATTTCTGAGCGTTAATTCTATCGATGAGAGTAAAGTTGTCCCAAAAATTGGACGAGCAAGATCTGTTAAAA CAATTGGCAATATCGCTAGCGTTT TTAAAAAGATCGATGGCTCGACTGAAGATCTCAGTGGATCCTCAGCTGAAcgtcaaacaaaaataaaagcaaagtTAAAACGCTTCTTTCAAAGGAGACCAACAATGGATTCTCTCGTCAAGAACGGTATATACAAAG ACGAACCGGCGTTTGGCTCATATTTGAAAGACGTTTGCTCGCGGGAGCCGCCAATGGTGCCTAGATTTGTGAAATCTTGCATCGAAATATTGGAAAGCAATCTGGAAAATATGAAAGCTGACGGATTATACAGAGCAAGCGGGAATTTAagtcaaattcaaaaaattcgtttGCAAGTAGACCAAAACAATTTCGATATCTTGGCACAGGAGGAAGACGTCCACGTACTGACAGGagctttgaaattatttttccgtgAATTGAAAGAGCCGCTTATTccctatgaattttttgaaagagCTCTGAGGGCAAGTA TGTCTAAGaagaaatcagaaaaaattcaagtcttTAGGGAGATTGCTCAGGCGCTTTCTCAGCCGCATTACGACACCTTACAACTATTGCTGCAACATTTATTGAA GGTGACTTCGTACCAGAAGTATAACCGCATGCATATACCAAATTTGGCAATAGTATTTGGGCCAACATTGATGTGGCCTAGAGTTGAAAGTGCAAATATGGCATTAGATCTTATGCAGCAAAATTTGGTCATCGAATGTCTGCTGTCAGAGtacgataaaatattcaaatga